A window from Gallus gallus isolate bGalGal1 chromosome 5, bGalGal1.mat.broiler.GRCg7b, whole genome shotgun sequence encodes these proteins:
- the LOC124417976 gene encoding inverted formin-2-like, protein MAEQHGQKSNQGSNMEPGDSMKNLLTSRQCLNHRKSLPRRSVEKVNKCIQVDMDLETENPSVDLTLSPKIRLSKKPQQCPGNTSPPQQGVSSHSQGQPAMPALLPLLPPPPFLPPRCKIPPPPLLMPGINASSLPPPQLCSNPGCSHFTCGYSEQPCPKKTPKLRMKVFHWQKLPSDVVRQSRSMWAVVPSGSKELVEPDYASLELLFCASPTKPKETRPTKKSKEINKLKSCKEERSELANADQFYLHLLEVPSYQLRIECMLICEETQILLQCLWPKAQAIRTACEKNVVNNENNSTDSSP, encoded by the exons ATGGCTGAGCAACATGGGCAAAAAAGCAACCAG GGCAGCAATATGGAACCAGGGGATAGCATGAAGAACCTGCTAACAAGCAGGCAGTGCCTGAATCACCGCAAATCACTACCCAGAAGATCTGTTGAGAAGGTGAACAAATGCATTCAGGTTGACATGGACTTGGAAACAGAGAATCCCAGTGTAGATTTGACTCTTTCTCCAAAAATCAGACTTTCCAAGAAGCCTCAGCAATGTCCAGGGAACACATCACCACCCCAGCAAGGTGTCTCCTCACACTCCCAGGGGCAGCCTGCTATGCCAGCTCTGCTACCATTGCTTCCACCACCTCCATTCCTTCCTCCTAGGTGTAAGATTCCTCCCCCACCCCTTCTCATGCCTGGCATAAATGCATCATCACTCCCACCTCCTCAGCTGTGCAGTAATCCTGGGTGCAGCCATTTCACTTGTGGATACAGCGAGCAGCCCTGCCCTAAGAAGACACCGAAGCTAAGGATGAAGGTGTTTCACTGGCAGAAGCTCCCCTCTGATGTGGTGAGAC AAAGCCGCTCCATGTGGGCTGTGGTACCAAGTGGCAGCAAGGAGCTTGTAGAACCTGACTATGCAAGCTTGGAGCTACTTTTCTGTGCCTCACCAACAAAACCAAAGGAGACAAGACCAACAAAGAAGTCAAAAGAG ATAAACAAACTGAAATCTTGCAAAGAAGAAAGGTCAGAACTAGCAAATGCAGACCAGTTTTATCTCCATCTCTTGGAAGTTCCTAG CTACCAGTTGCGAATTGAATGTATGCTGATTTGTGAGGAAACACAAATTCTTCTGCAGTGTCTGTGGCCAAAAGCACAAGCCATCAGGACAGCTTGTGAAA AAAATGTAGTgaacaatgaaaacaattcaACAGATTCTTCCCCTTAG